One stretch of Patescibacteria group bacterium DNA includes these proteins:
- a CDS encoding dTMP kinase, whose amino-acid sequence MSNLFIAIEGIDGCGKTTVTKKLAERLKGICFKTPSGFLANFRKYFENAPALIRFAYFITATIISSFEIRKLLKNDHVICDRYIYSTWIYHIVYGLRFLQNIPLDKILPISKPHITFLLIVNEEERKKRISERKTTRKDRDSETLALVQEKYCSFDNLVKINTVNFSADQVVNEILTYL is encoded by the coding sequence TTGAGTAATCTATTTATTGCTATAGAAGGAATTGATGGTTGCGGGAAAACGACAGTTACAAAAAAATTAGCTGAAAGACTCAAAGGAATTTGTTTTAAAACACCAAGCGGTTTTTTAGCAAATTTTAGAAAATACTTTGAAAATGCACCCGCATTAATAAGATTTGCATATTTTATTACAGCAACGATTATCTCGTCTTTTGAAATAAGAAAGCTCTTGAAAAATGACCATGTTATATGTGATCGCTATATTTATTCAACGTGGATCTACCATATTGTATATGGGTTAAGGTTTCTTCAAAATATTCCTCTTGATAAGATCCTTCCAATATCAAAACCTCATATTACCTTTCTCCTGATAGTTAATGAGGAAGAGCGCAAAAAAAGAATTTCCGAAAGAAAAACTACAAGAAAAGATCGTGATTCAGAAACACTAGCCCTTGTTCAAGAAAAATATTGTTCATTTGATAATTTAGTTAAAATAAACACCGTAAATTTTAGTGCAGATCAGGTGGTTAATGAAATTTTAACCTATTTATAA
- a CDS encoding GreA/GreB family elongation factor: MEANKLRNQIFEAILSKCSSNITESRQIYKDAQNRANEEEGAMHSRYSTFKEEGQYLAEGLKNKYNKATENLEISKEAILYFKAFKDNGRGRVGSIIEIGDKNGIIEKYFLFPTLGGEKINGLKIVTPASPLGKKLLNREEGDEFTLNISGVKRECEVIKIE, from the coding sequence ATGGAAGCTAACAAACTACGTAACCAAATTTTTGAGGCTATTTTATCGAAGTGTAGTAGCAATATAACTGAAAGTCGCCAAATATACAAAGACGCCCAGAATAGAGCTAATGAAGAAGAGGGTGCAATGCATTCTAGGTATAGCACCTTCAAGGAAGAGGGCCAGTATCTCGCAGAAGGTCTGAAAAATAAGTACAACAAGGCTACTGAAAATCTTGAAATTTCAAAGGAAGCAATCTTATACTTTAAAGCATTCAAAGATAACGGCAGGGGACGAGTTGGATCTATAATTGAAATAGGAGATAAAAATGGCATAATTGAAAAATATTTTTTGTTTCCTACCTTGGGTGGAGAAAAAATTAATGGTCTTAAAATTGTTACACCCGCTTCTCCTTTGGGAAAAAAATTATTAAACAGAGAAGAGGGGGACGAATTCACTCTTAATATTTCAGGGGTGAAAAGAGAATGTGAGGTGATAAAAATTGAGTAA
- a CDS encoding CYTH domain-containing protein — MKEFETRILNINKEEIINKLKKSGAEEIHSEALQKRYIFDYPSQSLREKNAWVRLREVNNIIELSYKQRGDENDIEHTVLVDNLEETINFLTSIGLVLENYQENKRAKYKYGKTFFDIDTWPKLNPYIEIESDSNENVDKGLALLGYERKDTSDIVGEKLYASIGIDLKKIKELKF, encoded by the coding sequence ATGAAAGAATTTGAAACAAGAATCCTAAACATCAACAAGGAAGAAATCATAAATAAACTCAAAAAAAGCGGAGCTGAAGAAATCCATTCTGAAGCTTTACAAAAAAGATACATCTTTGACTACCCAAGTCAGTCTCTAAGAGAGAAGAATGCCTGGGTTAGATTAAGAGAGGTAAATAACATCATTGAACTAAGCTATAAGCAAAGAGGTGATGAAAATGATATTGAACATACAGTTTTAGTAGACAACCTTGAAGAAACGATAAATTTTTTAACTTCAATTGGTTTGGTTCTAGAAAATTATCAGGAGAATAAACGTGCAAAATACAAATATGGTAAAACTTTTTTTGACATAGATACTTGGCCGAAACTCAATCCATACATAGAGATTGAATCAGATTCCAATGAAAATGTTGATAAAGGCTTAGCTTTGCTTGGATACGAAAGAAAAGATACATCTGATATTGTAGGAGAAAAGCTTTACGCATCAATCGGGATAGATTTAAAAAAAATCAAGGAATTAAAATTTTAA
- a CDS encoding radical SAM protein, whose amino-acid sequence MKTLNILFVKPLVKFPVGDKQEIGIPLSYLNLGQYLKENSNHNFEILDYRLQALETGTTNINPEDDFRNFDVIAIGSSSSDFPETVRLFKIAKQLGKITILGGIFPTQNRDYCLGHSSVDYLVSGEGEISFINLLNAFSIRKIDSVYLGNIPGVSFINDQGEIIHNKKQQLLCVLPEINVQTYEKLPLDVYRKYTNAHVMCSRGCPFACSFCSVSKFWERKYRTRPVENIVKEMRFLKERGFKRVHLKDETLTVKDSYSLNLFQAIGEEGLGLGIKLKSRIDGIVDNKLLETMIFAGVDYIHFGVETVSDKLLKKIDKGGKVNSAMIAKVLNNVLEHGLKINPIFIIGIPGQTIEDLEITLQFLESLGTYPQTVVYGTFWTPHPQDGIFPLESGNELFVNDLNRFTHKQPVACPESLTREQLIWGFDQLAIRTGNRNVNPLLDPEYKERFIANEVINDIKVPICI is encoded by the coding sequence ATGAAAACATTAAATATATTGTTTGTAAAGCCACTTGTAAAATTTCCCGTAGGAGATAAGCAAGAAATTGGTATTCCTCTATCATATTTGAATTTAGGTCAATATTTGAAAGAAAATTCAAATCACAACTTTGAAATTCTAGACTACAGATTGCAAGCACTAGAGACAGGAACAACGAATATTAATCCAGAGGATGACTTCAGGAATTTTGACGTCATAGCTATTGGTTCTTCATCTAGTGATTTTCCAGAAACTGTCAGGCTATTCAAAATTGCAAAGCAGCTAGGGAAAATTACAATACTTGGGGGAATATTTCCAACTCAAAACAGAGACTATTGCCTAGGGCACTCATCAGTCGATTATTTGGTTTCAGGGGAAGGTGAAATCTCATTTATAAATTTATTAAATGCATTTTCAATCAGAAAAATAGACTCCGTTTATCTGGGAAATATTCCTGGTGTCTCCTTCATCAATGACCAGGGTGAAATTATTCACAATAAAAAACAGCAACTCTTATGTGTGCTTCCGGAAATTAATGTCCAGACATACGAAAAGCTTCCGTTGGATGTTTACCGAAAATATACCAATGCCCATGTCATGTGCAGTCGTGGATGTCCCTTTGCTTGTAGTTTTTGTAGCGTTAGTAAGTTTTGGGAAAGAAAGTATAGAACAAGACCAGTTGAAAACATTGTTAAAGAAATGCGATTCTTAAAGGAACGAGGATTCAAACGAGTCCACCTCAAAGACGAAACCCTAACCGTTAAGGATAGCTATTCTCTGAATCTTTTCCAAGCAATTGGAGAAGAAGGTCTTGGTCTAGGTATCAAGTTAAAATCACGTATCGATGGGATTGTAGACAACAAGCTTCTCGAAACTATGATTTTTGCAGGAGTGGATTATATTCACTTTGGTGTTGAAACCGTAAGTGATAAACTACTAAAAAAAATCGACAAGGGAGGTAAAGTTAATTCCGCCATGATTGCCAAGGTATTGAATAATGTTTTGGAGCATGGTTTAAAAATCAATCCGATATTCATTATCGGGATTCCTGGCCAAACGATTGAGGATTTAGAAATTACTTTGCAATTTTTAGAAAGCCTTGGAACTTACCCTCAGACTGTTGTTTACGGAACTTTTTGGACACCCCATCCACAAGATGGAATCTTTCCGCTTGAAAGTGGCAATGAGTTGTTTGTAAACGACTTGAATCGCTTTACGCATAAACAACCAGTTGCTTGTCCAGAAAGTCTAACAAGAGAACAATTGATTTGGGGATTTGACCAACTTGCCATTAGAACAGGTAATCGCAATGTCAATCCACTTCTTGACCCTGAATACAAAGAGCGATTTATCGCGAACGAGGTTATTAATGACATCAAAGTTCCTATTTGCATATAA
- a CDS encoding IS481 family transposase, protein MTKFKIARMYFASSKKQNAISEYLNCHKNTVLGIIRACKVHDPSNEIWKYLKDKNLHISEEKLKSLFSFFAHQSRAPLRNKSAIQKDSDEEKLIIEKFEDKKWGPKRMYRNLARQGFDMNIYSLGKIKGVHKRNEFKTRKIRTFNGERRSLYNYDEIEAFEYLQYDTKTIADKHALPKDIYDKFKYGEQLPKIQWTIIDAKTKTRFLAWSYNRSSTFGLKFLLFVISWLRSHGIRTKINIQVDMGMEFYSGSKIKQEIWNEELEKYNAYAYDTEGVKWKQNIVERSHRVDDEEFYCPRGEKINDKTEFMIEGQFWIIYYNHRPSYSIGLNGISPKEKMEKLGIYNAEKIANFPCLILEDFFQPLLLFFNNSNQKILEEKSQNVLTNYHDIKS, encoded by the coding sequence ATGACTAAATTCAAAATTGCCCGTATGTATTTTGCTTCAAGCAAGAAACAAAATGCTATCAGTGAATACCTAAATTGCCACAAAAATACCGTTCTAGGGATAATTAGAGCCTGCAAGGTTCATGATCCCAGTAATGAAATATGGAAATATTTAAAGGATAAAAACTTACACATCTCTGAAGAGAAGCTAAAGTCACTATTTTCATTTTTTGCCCATCAATCAAGAGCGCCACTTAGGAATAAAAGTGCTATTCAAAAAGACAGTGATGAAGAGAAATTGATTATTGAAAAATTTGAAGATAAAAAATGGGGACCAAAAAGAATGTATCGTAATTTAGCTAGACAAGGATTTGATATGAATATTTATTCATTGGGCAAAATTAAAGGAGTTCACAAGAGAAATGAGTTTAAAACTAGAAAAATACGGACTTTTAATGGTGAACGGAGATCCTTGTATAATTATGATGAAATTGAAGCATTTGAATATTTGCAATATGACACCAAAACCATTGCAGACAAACATGCTCTACCAAAAGACATATACGATAAATTTAAGTATGGTGAGCAATTACCAAAAATTCAATGGACGATAATTGATGCTAAAACAAAAACCAGGTTTTTGGCCTGGTCATATAATCGTTCTAGTACCTTTGGACTTAAATTCTTGCTATTTGTTATTAGTTGGCTGAGGTCACATGGAATACGAACAAAAATAAATATTCAGGTAGATATGGGGATGGAATTCTACTCTGGCTCAAAAATTAAACAGGAGATATGGAACGAAGAATTAGAAAAATACAATGCTTATGCCTATGATACAGAAGGAGTTAAGTGGAAACAGAATATTGTAGAACGATCACACAGAGTTGATGATGAAGAGTTCTACTGTCCTAGAGGTGAGAAAATCAATGACAAAACAGAGTTTATGATTGAAGGACAATTTTGGATTATCTATTACAATCATCGCCCTAGCTACAGTATTGGCTTAAATGGAATATCGCCGAAAGAAAAAATGGAGAAACTAGGAATTTACAATGCTGAAAAAATTGCAAATTTCCCTTGTTTAATTTTAGAAGACTTTTTCCAACCTTTACTTTTATTTTTCAATAATAGTAATCAAAAAATCTTGGAAGAAAAATCACAAAATGTTTTGACTAATTACCATGATATTAAATCCTAA
- the mraY gene encoding phospho-N-acetylmuramoyl-pentapeptide-transferase — MQDFYIIRIFLLTAAAFVFTIFWTPLFTHFLYKYKLGKKIRSSGDTPIYTKMHAHKTGTPTMGGVLIWVTVLIFSLLFFYLAKFFPGGFIENLNFLNRAETLLPLGVLVASALIGLFDDWLDVRGIGVRGGGGLSMGHRLLIYTFIAIVGAFWFYFKLGWDVFHVPFLGDFTLGWSYILIFIIVIVATSFSVNETDGLDGLAGGVLLFSFASYAVISFSMGKYELATFCGVIVGALLAFLWFNVIPARFYMGDTGAMSLGVTLGVIAMLTNTALILPIIGFVLVLESVSVILQIGSKKLRGGKKIFLSAPIHHHFEAKGWAEPKIVFRFWIVSGMTAVIGIMIFLLDHSL; from the coding sequence ATGCAAGATTTCTACATTATACGAATATTTTTACTTACTGCCGCTGCTTTTGTCTTTACTATTTTTTGGACACCTCTTTTTACTCATTTTTTGTATAAGTATAAATTGGGAAAAAAAATAAGATCAAGCGGTGATACTCCTATTTATACAAAAATGCATGCTCACAAAACAGGGACTCCAACTATGGGAGGGGTTTTGATATGGGTTACAGTGCTAATTTTTTCACTCCTATTTTTTTATTTAGCCAAATTTTTTCCGGGAGGTTTTATTGAAAATCTAAATTTTCTAAATAGAGCAGAGACTCTTCTTCCCCTAGGCGTTTTAGTCGCTTCGGCCCTAATCGGTCTTTTTGATGATTGGCTGGATGTTCGAGGTATTGGTGTTCGAGGCGGAGGGGGACTTAGCATGGGCCACAGATTATTAATCTATACTTTCATCGCGATCGTCGGAGCTTTCTGGTTTTATTTTAAGCTTGGGTGGGATGTTTTTCACGTCCCTTTTTTGGGAGACTTTACTCTTGGTTGGTCCTATATTTTAATATTTATAATTGTAATAGTTGCAACTTCATTTTCTGTTAATGAAACCGATGGCCTGGACGGACTTGCCGGGGGTGTGCTTCTTTTTTCTTTTGCTTCCTATGCTGTTATTTCTTTTTCAATGGGGAAATATGAATTAGCTACTTTTTGTGGAGTCATTGTTGGCGCTCTACTAGCTTTCTTGTGGTTTAACGTAATCCCTGCTCGTTTTTATATGGGAGATACTGGTGCAATGAGTCTTGGAGTTACCCTCGGAGTAATAGCCATGCTTACAAACACGGCTTTAATACTACCTATTATTGGGTTTGTCCTAGTTTTGGAATCTGTTTCAGTTATTTTACAAATTGGATCTAAAAAGTTACGTGGAGGCAAAAAAATATTTTTGTCTGCACCAATTCATCATCATTTTGAGGCGAAGGGCTGGGCTGAACCAAAAATAGTTTTTCGTTTTTGGATAGTTTCGGGGATGACTGCAGTTATTGGAATAATGATATTCTTACTTGATCATTCATTATAA
- the ftsW gene encoding putative lipid II flippase FtsW, whose protein sequence is MGRLIQKFKRLLGAGPREHAPDYILIGSVFVMILFGLIMLSSASSAKAYLDFKNTYYYFNHQLFGIGIGLIAFFIFSRLNYRILQDYAGWFLIGSIFLLLLVFIPGLSASYGKARSWINVFGFSLQPSEFVKISFLLYLSAWLDRRGMSLKNISEGIGPFVLVLGFIGLLMLLQPDFGTLFIIGFTSLIIYYVGGGSKRHIAYIFLFSLLGFILMVNMRPYQMDRIKCMMDPGYSPDDVCFQINQSLIAVGSGGFWGRGFGESRQKFSYLPEVSSDSIFAIIGEETGMLFGVILLGLYFVIFYRGVMIAKKAPDGYGRILATGIVTWISVQAIINIGGIINLMPMTGVPLPFISYGGSAMLASLIAVGILVNISKQTKLR, encoded by the coding sequence ATGGGAAGATTAATACAAAAATTTAAACGTCTCCTTGGCGCTGGTCCAAGAGAACATGCCCCTGACTATATTTTAATAGGGAGTGTTTTTGTGATGATTTTATTTGGTCTTATTATGCTCTCCAGCGCTTCATCAGCGAAAGCATATCTAGACTTCAAAAATACTTATTATTATTTCAATCATCAGTTGTTTGGAATCGGAATTGGTCTTATCGCATTTTTTATTTTTTCAAGACTAAATTATCGAATATTGCAAGACTATGCTGGTTGGTTTTTGATTGGTTCTATATTTCTTTTACTTCTAGTATTTATTCCAGGTCTTAGCGCTAGTTACGGGAAGGCAAGGTCATGGATAAATGTTTTTGGTTTCTCTCTCCAGCCATCAGAATTTGTTAAGATATCTTTTTTGCTTTATTTGTCTGCTTGGCTTGATAGGCGAGGGATGAGCTTGAAAAATATTTCCGAGGGGATTGGCCCCTTTGTTTTAGTTCTCGGTTTCATTGGCCTATTAATGCTTTTGCAACCAGACTTCGGCACACTTTTTATAATAGGATTTACTTCTTTGATTATTTATTATGTTGGTGGAGGAAGCAAAAGACATATCGCCTATATTTTTCTTTTTAGTCTCCTTGGGTTTATTCTAATGGTTAATATGCGACCCTATCAAATGGATAGAATAAAATGTATGATGGACCCAGGATACAGTCCTGATGATGTTTGTTTCCAAATAAATCAGTCTTTAATAGCGGTTGGCTCTGGTGGTTTTTGGGGACGTGGCTTTGGGGAGTCTAGACAAAAATTTTCATATTTACCTGAGGTGAGCAGTGATTCAATTTTTGCAATTATCGGAGAAGAAACAGGGATGCTATTTGGAGTGATTCTCCTAGGTCTATATTTTGTAATATTTTATCGTGGAGTAATGATAGCCAAAAAAGCACCCGATGGATATGGACGTATTCTAGCTACGGGTATTGTAACTTGGATTTCAGTTCAGGCTATTATTAACATAGGAGGAATAATAAATCTTATGCCCATGACAGGAGTTCCCCTGCCTTTTATAAGTTACGGGGGTTCGGCTATGCTAGCTTCTCTAATCGCAGTTGGGATACTTGTAAACATTTCAAAACAAACTAAATTAAGATAA
- the murG gene encoding undecaprenyldiphospho-muramoylpentapeptide beta-N-acetylglucosaminyltransferase: MDKKIKILFSGGGTGGSVTPLLAIYDSLDREKYDFWWIGTKNGPEEKMVEKKGIKYRYIHSGKLRRYFSWKNFTDPMFIFFGFLESFYFLLFRRQDLIITAGSFVSVPLVWAARILRIPVIVHQQDIRPGLANRLMSKSAKVVTTVFEKSLRDYGKKAVWTGNPVRETLKTEKNHKYFDFNGLIPTVLVIGGGTGATNLNKIVYGTLNNLCSKIQIIHIAGKGKIKKQIDNDNYRQFEFLEERDLAKAYAISDIVISRCGIGVLTELSFLSKPSILIPMPNSHQEENAKVFREKNAAVVLDEKKLDKYSLIISVEELLNDEGKRKILSSNINEVMKKNTNQKMIEIIEKLTLLR; the protein is encoded by the coding sequence ATGGATAAAAAAATAAAAATATTATTTTCAGGAGGAGGAACAGGTGGTTCAGTTACCCCTCTCTTGGCAATCTATGATTCTCTTGATAGAGAAAAATATGATTTTTGGTGGATTGGGACAAAAAACGGTCCAGAAGAAAAAATGGTTGAAAAAAAAGGAATTAAATATAGATATATTCATAGTGGAAAATTGAGAAGATATTTTTCTTGGAAAAATTTTACTGATCCAATGTTTATCTTCTTTGGATTTTTAGAATCATTCTACTTTCTTTTGTTTAGAAGGCAAGATTTAATTATAACAGCAGGTTCATTTGTTTCTGTGCCTCTTGTTTGGGCAGCCCGTATTTTGCGTATTCCGGTTATTGTTCATCAACAAGATATTCGCCCAGGCCTAGCCAATAGACTGATGTCAAAATCGGCAAAAGTGGTTACTACAGTTTTTGAGAAATCTTTGCGTGACTATGGTAAAAAGGCAGTCTGGACAGGGAATCCAGTTAGGGAAACCTTAAAAACAGAAAAAAATCATAAATATTTTGATTTTAATGGTCTTATTCCAACTGTTCTCGTAATTGGAGGAGGAACTGGGGCTACTAATCTAAATAAAATAGTCTATGGAACTCTAAATAATTTATGCTCAAAAATACAAATAATTCATATTGCAGGCAAGGGAAAAATTAAAAAACAAATTGACAATGATAACTATAGACAGTTTGAGTTTTTAGAAGAGAGAGACTTGGCCAAAGCTTATGCAATTTCGGATATTGTAATTTCTAGATGCGGGATTGGTGTCTTAACTGAACTTTCATTTTTATCTAAGCCAAGTATTTTAATCCCAATGCCAAATTCACATCAGGAAGAAAATGCAAAAGTTTTTAGAGAGAAGAACGCTGCCGTAGTTCTTGATGAGAAAAAATTAGATAAATACTCACTAATTATTTCTGTAGAAGAACTATTAAATGACGAAGGTAAACGAAAAATTTTGAGTAGTAATATTAATGAAGTAATGAAGAAAAATACTAATCAAAAAATGATTGAAATCATAGAAAAATTGACCCTCCTACGCTAA
- the murC gene encoding UDP-N-acetylmuramate--L-alanine ligase: MIDIDKTKNIYMIGIKGVGMTMLAQFLHSLDKKITGSDTTEVFMTDKILADCGIGVSEEFASENIPKNTDLIIYSTAYNEKDNIEVKTALTGKIKTLTYAEALGAIFNQSYGIAVAGSHGKTTTSAWLGFVLDKAGKSPSVMVGSNVPQFGGASISGKSDLLVIEADEYQNKLKHFNPKIALLNNIDYDHPDYFPTQEDYNQVFINFIKRISAKGFLVTNFDDPIIRRMAYVNSKCKVISYGIDESADYVAFDIKENEGVQHFRVKMGVEYSDDEDEMSDSSLGDFQINLIGKHNIYNALAVIATSIELGVDLFTIRKYLGEFEGTTRRMDVMGTYRGATIIDDYAHHPTEIKTTLEAVKKNYKNKNIITVFHPHTFTRTKGFFDDFVNSFESTDELIILDIYGSAREEQGGIHSKDLVKAILKESPDKKVIHISTLEKCTEYLKKEIGNGDVVILMGAGDVFRIGEELIA, translated from the coding sequence ATGATTGATATAGATAAAACAAAAAATATTTACATGATTGGAATAAAAGGCGTTGGCATGACCATGCTAGCACAATTTTTGCATTCCCTTGATAAAAAAATTACTGGCTCAGATACCACGGAGGTCTTTATGACTGACAAGATTCTGGCTGATTGTGGGATAGGGGTCTCTGAAGAATTTGCTAGTGAAAATATTCCAAAAAATACCGATTTAATTATCTATTCTACGGCCTATAACGAAAAAGACAATATTGAAGTAAAAACCGCCCTAACTGGTAAAATAAAAACTCTTACATATGCGGAAGCCCTAGGGGCTATTTTTAACCAAAGCTATGGGATAGCAGTGGCTGGGAGTCATGGGAAAACAACAACGAGCGCCTGGCTAGGATTTGTTCTCGATAAGGCTGGGAAATCTCCGAGTGTTATGGTTGGTTCTAATGTGCCCCAGTTTGGGGGAGCAAGTATTAGCGGTAAATCAGATTTACTTGTAATAGAAGCTGATGAGTATCAAAACAAGCTAAAACATTTTAATCCTAAAATTGCCCTTCTTAACAATATTGATTACGACCATCCTGATTATTTTCCAACTCAAGAAGATTATAATCAGGTTTTTATTAATTTTATAAAAAGGATTTCGGCGAAAGGATTTTTGGTTACAAATTTCGATGACCCAATTATTAGGAGAATGGCTTATGTAAATTCAAAATGTAAAGTAATTTCATATGGAATAGACGAATCAGCTGATTATGTGGCTTTTGATATTAAAGAAAATGAAGGAGTTCAGCATTTTAGAGTTAAAATGGGAGTTGAATATAGTGACGATGAAGATGAAATGAGCGATAGTTCACTTGGAGATTTTCAAATAAACTTAATAGGAAAACATAATATTTATAATGCCTTAGCAGTTATAGCAACTTCAATTGAGTTGGGAGTTGATTTATTCACAATTAGAAAATATTTAGGAGAGTTCGAAGGAACTACAAGGCGAATGGATGTGATGGGAACTTATAGAGGAGCAACCATAATAGATGACTATGCCCATCACCCAACAGAGATAAAAACTACACTTGAGGCAGTAAAAAAGAATTATAAGAACAAGAATATAATAACTGTTTTTCATCCTCACACATTTACAAGAACAAAGGGATTTTTTGATGATTTTGTAAATAGCTTTGAAAGTACGGATGAATTAATAATTCTCGATATTTACGGTTCAGCCAGAGAAGAACAAGGAGGAATTCATAGTAAAGATCTCGTAAAAGCCATTCTAAAAGAAAGTCCAGACAAAAAAGTTATCCATATTTCAACGCTAGAAAAATGCACCGAGTATTTGAAAAAGGAAATTGGAAATGGAGATGTGGTTATTTTAATGGGTGCAGGTGATGTATTTAGGATAGGAGAGGAGCTTATAGCCTAA
- a CDS encoding ABC transporter ATP-binding protein: MGKNKKNKKSFWKDFWRFMKEHQKKLISIMIVTFFLELFRLIGPYILKHIIDRIIEFRAEDISVILFLIALMFIVDQTNSILFYFNDKRVLKFEIGLHKSLFIRAQKKIVFLPLSYHERENTGNKITKITHGIDRIIELIGSLYWDVVPSMSQLLLTFSVLLFVDYRLALSMAFFAPMFIWVSYDINKKLRPVRNKRYRDNEKASGKMVQSIFNINTVKSFVQEKREVADYRKIRTEIAQNEENEWVRFFKTIRVRNLIIDLGRSMTLLIGVYLVYNKLISVGTLVFVITLSEKSYFSLYRVSRIYDRIEEGREAVDRFIDLENEKSDLLNKKNAIKPKSISGKIVFKDVYFSYNNSELKALKNINLKINEGCVTALVGPSGGGKTTIARMIYRHYDPQKGVVSIDGVDLRDYDIYSFRKFISIVPQEVEIFSDSVENNISYAKPSAGREEMLAAAKIANAHEFIEKLSKGYKTEVGERGIKLSGGQRQRIGIARAILANPRILIFDEATSSLDSQSERLIQDAMDKISRGRTVIIIAHRLSTIKKADKIIVLENGGVVQEGSHYELSKNTGGLYSKLIKLQELGELD, from the coding sequence ATGGGGAAAAATAAAAAAAATAAGAAGAGTTTTTGGAAAGATTTCTGGCGATTCATGAAAGAACATCAAAAAAAGTTAATTTCAATAATGATAGTAACTTTTTTTCTAGAACTCTTTAGGCTGATTGGCCCATATATTCTCAAGCATATTATAGATAGAATCATAGAATTTAGAGCAGAGGATATTTCTGTTATTCTTTTTTTAATCGCTTTAATGTTCATTGTTGATCAAACAAATTCTATTTTATTCTATTTTAATGATAAAAGAGTTCTAAAATTCGAAATAGGCTTACATAAAAGCTTGTTTATTAGAGCTCAAAAAAAGATAGTATTCCTGCCTTTAAGTTATCATGAAAGAGAAAATACTGGAAATAAAATAACAAAAATTACCCACGGGATTGATAGAATTATTGAATTAATTGGAAGTCTATACTGGGACGTTGTCCCATCTATGTCGCAGCTTTTACTTACTTTCTCAGTTTTGTTGTTTGTTGATTACAGACTTGCTCTTTCTATGGCATTTTTTGCACCAATGTTTATATGGGTTTCATACGATATAAATAAAAAGTTAAGGCCTGTTAGGAACAAAAGATATAGGGATAATGAAAAAGCTTCCGGTAAAATGGTTCAGAGTATCTTTAATATAAATACTGTAAAGTCATTTGTGCAGGAAAAAAGAGAAGTAGCAGACTATAGAAAAATTAGGACTGAGATTGCCCAAAATGAAGAAAATGAATGGGTGAGATTCTTTAAAACTATTAGGGTCAGAAATTTGATAATAGACCTAGGAAGATCGATGACTTTACTTATTGGTGTTTACTTAGTTTATAACAAATTAATAAGTGTTGGAACTTTAGTTTTTGTGATTACATTATCAGAAAAATCGTATTTCTCTCTTTATCGAGTTTCAAGAATATACGATAGGATAGAAGAGGGAAGAGAAGCGGTGGACAGGTTTATTGATTTGGAAAATGAGAAATCGGATCTTTTGAATAAGAAAAATGCTATAAAGCCAAAAAGTATTTCAGGAAAAATTGTTTTTAAGGATGTTTATTTTTCTTACAATAATAGCGAATTAAAGGCTTTGAAAAATATAAATTTAAAAATAAATGAAGGATGTGTCACAGCATTAGTTGGGCCATCTGGCGGAGGTAAAACCACTATCGCAAGAATGATTTACAGGCATTATGATCCACAAAAAGGCGTAGTTAGCATAGACGGAGTTGATTTACGTGATTATGATATATATTCTTTTAGAAAGTTTATTTCAATCGTTCCTCAGGAAGTAGAAATTTTTAGTGATTCAGTTGAAAATAATATTTCGTACGCCAAGCCCAGCGCAGGGAGGGAGGAAATGTTAGCGGCTGCAAAAATTGCTAACGCACACGAATTTATAGAGAAATTATCGAAAGGTTATAAAACTGAAGTTGGAGAGAGAGGAATAAAACTATCTGGAGGTCAAAGACAAAGGATAGGGATTGCAAGGGCTATTTTAGCTAATCCTCGAATTCTTATTTTTGATGAAGCCACAAGCAGCCTTGATAGCCAAAGCGAGCGTTTAATTCAAGATGCTATGGATAAAATAAGTAGGGGGAGGACGGTGATTATTATAGCTCATAGACTAAGTACTATTAAAAAAGCTGATAAAATAATCGTACTCGAAAACGGTGGAGTAGTTCAAGAAGGAAGTCATTATGAGTTATCGAAAAATACTGGAGGACTCTATTCTAAATTAATAAAATTACAAGAATTAGGAGAACTTGATTGA